The following coding sequences are from one Sesamum indicum cultivar Zhongzhi No. 13 linkage group LG11, S_indicum_v1.0, whole genome shotgun sequence window:
- the LOC105173219 gene encoding uncharacterized protein LOC105173219, whose amino-acid sequence MNPSKIEEDLFQHLGPPPPRHEQFMDPHHTQPQPSIDDDAFSLAEIDLFRDDEDDDVSHTSSDAEIPLPPANGEVPFQNPNLGNPPLDDRNKRPIHQPPLCISPEPHISSQFYTFNKESHALMIQCLIEGRLATPEEIRAATPPPVLASWRSVWKDRNEDTAYLTAWKRIQDKLTVHVSESAASITGNNSHFLCFKNNSSQFVSHVDQWQDIVMSFHGDADFKHLGLKETIERIKQVWTVGAKFYGIPESYIRTCVAACPVCSDESSGCAPRSKRRRFEYTESFDVPAKEVPVKLQQLAAKHKVVLCIRQKYIRYKPFMAEVKDYACHRAGEPASSKKSRILKREPYTSKRCGCGFRIRAIVPISNYNEKDKTFVYEEEGTAVFKLYAVHSGHEPGPLDGNARIMHRMVGHKGGFLMDHETVYGMAEDGENDGFGFLAKDSRDLQHSILQQVQELRNELGLLEGRIGKIPSQLLGSVSRDLFDIVNKLRNVADDGSKSVGLLSEKQHLDDVLVVEHDLPDWGDDHHTRIYGDGKDADVIEDDEDSFGRTLGEVASWDQMRTVCRNEKDLLGETCKEEKWLKCGEFDQKGIVGCSNPKLTKPLNNDEAIDPDVGLAGIQVDGFYPENPKWFDSPCGLDPGADCGDGGFRHGEIV is encoded by the coding sequence ATGAATCCAAGCAAAATTGAGGAGGATCTGTTCCAGCACTTGGGTCCACCGCCGCCCCGCCATGAGCAGTTCATGGACCCCCACCACACTCAGCCCCAGCCCTCCATTGATGACGACGCTTTCTCGCTTGCCGAAATCGACCTCTTCCGCGACGACGAAGATGACGACGTCAGCCACACCTCGTCCGACGCTGAAATTCCGCTCCCGCCTGCTAATGGTGAGGTCCCTTTTCAGAACCCTAATTTGGGGAATCCTCCCTTGGACGACCGCAACAAGAGGCCAATTCATCAGCCGCCGTTGTGCATTAGCCCCGAGCCTCATATTTCCTCCCAATTCTACACCTTCAATAAGGAATCGCATGCCCTAATGATTCAGTGCTTAATTGAGGGCCGATTAGCGACTCCGGAGGAGATCCGGGCCGCAACTCCGCCCCCGGTACTCGCCAGCTGGCGCTCGGTGTGGAAGGATCGGAACGAGGACACTGCCTATTTGACGGCGTGGAAGCGTATCCAGGATAAGCTCACTGTGCACGTGTCGGAATCCGCTGCCAGCATCACCGGTAACAATAGCCATTTCCTTTGTTTCAAGAACAATTCGAGTCAATTTGTTTCGCATGTTGATCAGTGGCAGGATATAGTCATGTCATTCCATGGTGATGCGGATTTTAAGCACTTAGGGTTGAAAGAAACAATAGAGAGAATTAAGCAAGTGTGGACTGTAGGAGCAAAATTTTATGGCATACCTGAGAGTTATATTAGGACTTGTGTGGCTGCTTGCCCTGTTTGCTCAGATGAATCTTCCGGGTGTGCTCCAAGGTCTAAGAGGCGTAGGTTTGAATATACAGAGTCTTTTGATGTGCCCGCCAAGGAAGTCCCTGTAAAGTTGCAACAGTTGGCTGCAAAGCATAAGGTCGTGTTGTGTATACGGCAGAAGTATATTAGGTATAAGCCATTTATGGCTGAAGTCAAGGATTACGCGTGTCATAGGGCGGGGGAGCCGGCTTCCTCGAAAAAATCGCGGATTCTGAAGAGGGAGCCGTATACGTCAAAACGGTGCGGCTGTGGATTTCGTATAAGGGCGATAGTtccaatatcaaattataatgagaAGGATAAGACATTTGTCTACGAGGAAGAGGGGACAGCTGTGTTTAAGCTTTATGCGGTGCATTCTGGGCATGAGCCAGGGCCGTTGGATGGGAATGCGAGGATTATGCATCGGATGGTTGGCCATAAAGGGGGTTTTCTGATGGATCACGAGACTGTGTATGGGATGGCTGAGGATGGGGAAAATGACGGATTTGGGTTCTTAGCGAAGGATTCTAGAGATCTTCAGCATTCCATTTTGCAGCAGGTGCAGGAGTTGAGGAATGAGTTGGGGTTGCTTGAGGGTAGGATTGGGAAAATCCCTTCCCAGCTGTTGGGTTCTGTGTCACGTGATCTCTTTGACATCGTGAATAAGCTTAGAAATGTTGCAGATGATGGATCAAAATCTGTTGGGTTATTGTCAGAGAAGCAGCATCTGGATGATGTGTTGGTGGTGGAGCATGATTTGCCAGATTGGGGTGATGATCATCACACAAGGATCTATGGGGATGGCAAGGATGCTGATGTTATAGAAGATGATGAAGACAGCTTTGGGAGAACCCTTGGCGAGGTTGCTTCTTGGGATCAGATGAGGACAGTGTGCAGGAACGAGAAGGATCTGCTTGGTGAGACTTGTAAAGAGGAAAAGTGGTTGAAATGTGGTGAATTTGATCAGAAGGGAATTGTTGGCTGCAGTAACCCTAAGCTGACCAAGCCGTTAAACAATGATGAGGCAATAGATCCAGATGTAGGTCTTGCTGGTATACAGGTAGATGGCTTCTATCCTGAAAATCCAAAATGGTTCGACTCTCCTTGTGGACTGGATCCTGGAGCCGATTGTGGTGATGGTGGATTCCGACATGGGGAGATAGTGTAG